A stretch of Bradyrhizobium sp. CCBAU 53338 DNA encodes these proteins:
- the pdxA gene encoding 4-hydroxythreonine-4-phosphate dehydrogenase PdxA, whose translation MTSRHLAITMGDPAGIGPEIIVKACVGLKDRIASGDLRLLIIGSGTALDGARAALGANVAIPQVTADDRNWPNLCYLQADAEGDPIKPGVLSADGGRFAYKAIEQGVRLTQAGRTAAIVTAPLNKEALNKAGYHFPGHTEMLAHLTGVRGSVMLLAHGNMRVSHVSTHVALEDVPKRLTPERLRMVIDLTNDALRRLGIAKPKIAIAALNPHAGEGGLFGRQDIDVSAPTIARAVADGLDVVGPVPGDTIFVKLRAGQYDAAVAMYHDQGHIPVKLLGFQVDPATGRWQELSGVNITLGLPIIRTSVDHGTAFDIAGKGIANEHSLIEAIDYAERLAAGASM comes from the coding sequence ATGACCTCTCGTCATCTTGCCATCACCATGGGCGATCCCGCCGGGATCGGGCCGGAGATCATCGTCAAGGCTTGCGTCGGATTGAAGGACCGGATCGCCTCCGGCGATCTGCGATTGCTGATCATCGGCAGCGGTACTGCGCTGGACGGCGCCAGGGCGGCGCTCGGCGCCAATGTCGCGATCCCGCAAGTCACCGCCGACGATCGCAACTGGCCCAATCTCTGCTACCTGCAGGCCGACGCCGAGGGCGATCCGATCAAGCCCGGCGTGCTGAGCGCCGATGGCGGCCGCTTTGCGTACAAGGCGATCGAGCAGGGCGTGCGCCTGACGCAGGCCGGTCGCACCGCGGCGATCGTCACAGCCCCGCTCAACAAGGAAGCGCTCAACAAGGCCGGCTATCATTTCCCCGGCCATACCGAGATGCTGGCGCATCTCACCGGCGTGCGCGGCTCGGTGATGCTGCTCGCCCACGGCAACATGCGCGTCAGCCACGTCTCGACCCATGTGGCGCTGGAGGACGTGCCGAAGCGTCTGACGCCGGAGCGGCTGCGCATGGTGATCGATCTCACCAACGATGCGCTGCGCCGTCTCGGCATTGCAAAACCCAAGATCGCGATCGCCGCGCTCAATCCGCATGCGGGTGAAGGCGGTTTGTTCGGCCGGCAGGATATCGACGTCTCGGCGCCCACGATTGCCAGGGCGGTCGCCGACGGTCTCGACGTCGTCGGTCCCGTGCCCGGCGACACCATCTTCGTCAAGCTGCGCGCCGGCCAGTACGATGCGGCCGTCGCGATGTATCACGATCAGGGGCACATTCCCGTAAAACTGCTCGGCTTCCAGGTCGATCCCGCCACAGGCCGTTGGCAGGAGCTCTCCGGCGTCAACATCACGCTGGGCCTGCCGATCATCCGGACCTCCGTCGACCACGGCACCGCCTTCGACATCGCCGGCAAGGGCATCGCCAACGAGCACAGCCTGATCGAGGCCATCGACTATGCCGAGCGCTTGGCCGCCGGCGCTTCCATGTAA
- a CDS encoding four-carbon acid sugar kinase family protein — MTCVRMLADDLTGALDTAAEFVGLSGPFDVIWADGPVASGSGSLAIDSGTRERSKAESVEIVARLAPLLPEGEIAYKKVDSLLRGAWAAELGACLATGHWASCVVAPAFDYQGRRTVGGQHFARTQQGDWHRVGDNLLDQLKLDGIVARLADADTLTQGGVQVFDAESDVCLDRVVEMGRRMPGPVLWCGSGGLAGALARNHRADTSPDLKRPVLGLFGSDQPATASQLAACGEATLALAEGEGGATVQRKLADDDVALVNFRLSDGLSRSEAAQRIARELTTLTAALDPPGTLIVAGGETLKAVCLALGAHALEVTGRIVPGLPRSTLQGGRWAGVDVISKSGAFGARDLWRDLLRDNHLLNMESPT; from the coding sequence ATGACGTGCGTCCGCATGCTTGCCGATGATCTCACCGGTGCGCTCGACACCGCAGCGGAGTTCGTCGGGCTGTCTGGACCGTTCGACGTGATCTGGGCGGATGGGCCTGTGGCGTCAGGCTCTGGGAGCCTGGCGATCGACAGTGGCACCCGCGAGCGTTCGAAAGCCGAGAGTGTCGAGATCGTTGCCCGGCTGGCGCCGCTGCTGCCCGAGGGAGAAATCGCCTACAAAAAAGTGGACAGCCTGCTCCGCGGCGCATGGGCCGCCGAGCTCGGCGCCTGCCTGGCCACCGGCCACTGGGCGTCATGTGTCGTTGCGCCTGCTTTCGACTATCAGGGCCGTCGCACTGTCGGTGGTCAACATTTCGCGCGGACGCAGCAGGGCGATTGGCATCGGGTCGGCGACAATCTACTCGATCAATTGAAGCTGGACGGCATCGTGGCGCGACTGGCCGATGCCGATACGTTGACGCAGGGCGGCGTCCAGGTGTTCGACGCCGAGAGCGACGTCTGTCTCGATCGCGTCGTCGAGATGGGACGACGCATGCCGGGACCAGTGCTCTGGTGCGGCAGCGGCGGCCTCGCCGGCGCGCTCGCCCGCAATCATCGGGCCGATACGTCGCCTGACCTGAAACGGCCGGTGCTCGGGCTGTTCGGCTCCGACCAGCCCGCCACGGCATCCCAGCTCGCGGCCTGCGGCGAGGCAACGCTCGCGCTGGCTGAGGGCGAGGGCGGCGCGACCGTTCAGCGCAAGCTGGCCGACGATGATGTGGCCCTCGTCAATTTTAGACTTTCCGATGGCCTGTCGCGTTCCGAAGCAGCGCAGCGGATCGCGCGCGAGTTGACGACGCTGACCGCGGCGCTCGATCCACCCGGAACCCTGATCGTTGCTGGCGGCGAGACGCTCAAGGCCGTATGCCTTGCCCTCGGCGCCCATGCGCTTGAGGTGACGGGGCGCATCGTGCCGGGCCTGCCGCGCTCGACGTTGCAAGGTGGCCGTTGGGCCGGCGTCGATGTCATCTCGAAATCCGGAGCATTCGGCGCGCGCGACCTCTGGCGCGATCTGCTCCGGGACAATCATCTGCTCAATATGGAGAGTCCGACATGA
- a CDS encoding FAD-binding oxidoreductase, with protein MSDSFQDALAGLAAIVGDKHVIASGPEQDPYVTDWRGRYHGRAVAVVKPGSTAEVASVVRYCAEKRLAIVPQGGNTGMCGAATPDDAACNVVIRLDRMRALRDVSPLANTITVEAGCILADVQAAARDVDRYFPLSLGAEGSCQIGGNISTNAGGTAVLRYGPTRDLVLGLEVVLPDGRVFNGLRALRKDNTGYALKQLFIGAEGTLGIITAAVLKLFAQPRSSALALLKLRSAGRALEIMARLRGAVGDRLGSLEIMSRSQIEVIAATVPDVTIPFALTTPWYLIVELTDTLAGVDLNEPLAAVLADAMEAGLAEDAILASNLAQAKAIWAVRHSVSEGNKRSGYVVSHDSVVPLERQAAFVTNVEARIKSAVPHANVVMHGHIGDGNIHVIALIDRARCQDPKAAAALVAQINEIVDDETAAQGGAISAEHGVGITNRGRLARVADPLDIELMRGIKQLLDPHGLMNPGKIFGVGAA; from the coding sequence ATGTCCGACTCTTTTCAGGATGCGTTGGCCGGGCTCGCCGCGATCGTCGGCGACAAGCATGTCATCGCGTCCGGGCCGGAGCAGGACCCCTATGTGACGGATTGGCGCGGGCGCTATCACGGCCGCGCAGTTGCGGTGGTGAAGCCCGGCTCGACGGCCGAGGTCGCATCCGTGGTCAGATATTGCGCGGAAAAGCGGCTCGCGATCGTGCCGCAGGGTGGCAACACCGGCATGTGCGGAGCGGCAACGCCCGACGATGCTGCCTGCAATGTCGTGATCCGGCTGGATCGTATGCGAGCGTTGCGCGACGTCAGCCCGCTCGCCAACACGATCACGGTTGAGGCCGGCTGCATCCTCGCGGACGTGCAGGCCGCGGCCCGCGACGTCGATCGCTATTTTCCCTTGAGCCTGGGTGCCGAGGGCTCCTGCCAGATCGGCGGCAACATCTCGACCAATGCCGGCGGCACGGCCGTGCTTCGCTATGGGCCGACGCGCGATCTCGTGCTTGGCCTCGAGGTCGTGCTCCCTGATGGCCGCGTCTTCAATGGCCTGCGCGCGCTGCGCAAGGACAATACGGGTTATGCACTCAAGCAGCTCTTCATCGGCGCGGAAGGCACGCTCGGCATCATTACTGCGGCGGTGCTGAAACTGTTCGCGCAGCCCCGCAGCTCGGCGCTGGCGCTGCTCAAATTGCGGAGCGCCGGGCGGGCGCTCGAGATCATGGCGCGCCTGCGCGGTGCGGTCGGTGACCGGCTCGGCAGCCTCGAGATCATGTCGCGGTCGCAGATCGAGGTGATCGCCGCGACCGTGCCTGATGTCACGATTCCCTTTGCGCTGACGACGCCGTGGTATCTGATCGTCGAACTGACCGACACGCTGGCGGGCGTCGACCTCAATGAACCGCTTGCTGCGGTGCTTGCGGACGCCATGGAGGCTGGGCTCGCTGAAGACGCCATCCTCGCCTCCAATCTCGCGCAGGCGAAGGCGATCTGGGCCGTCAGGCACAGCGTATCCGAGGGCAACAAGCGCAGCGGCTATGTCGTCTCGCATGACAGCGTGGTGCCGCTGGAGCGACAGGCGGCTTTCGTCACCAATGTCGAAGCCCGGATCAAGTCGGCCGTGCCGCATGCGAACGTCGTGATGCACGGCCATATCGGTGACGGCAATATCCACGTGATCGCCCTGATCGATCGTGCGCGCTGCCAGGATCCGAAAGCGGCGGCCGCGCTGGTAGCGCAAATCAACGAGATCGTCGACGACGAGACCGCGGCGCAGGGCGGGGCGATCAGCGCCGAGCACGGCGTCGGCATCACCAATCGCGGCCGGCTCGCCCGCGTCGCCGATCCCCTCGACATCGAGTTGATGCGCGGCATCAAGCAGTTGCTCGATCCGCACGGTCTGATGAACCCCGGCAAGATCTTTGGCGTGGGAGCGGCATGA
- a CDS encoding dihydrodipicolinate synthase family protein: MHPQSLHPHGVFSAALTPLDAGLAPDHARFIAHCRYLLDEGCDAIAMLGTTGEANSFSVAERTALLEAVIAGGIKPKQLLPGTGVAAFTETIALTRHALSVGVETVVMLPPFYYKNVSDDGVYAAYSEIIQRIGDARLKIVLYHIPQMSMQPISHALIERLRKAYPSTIVGIKDSSGDFANMTAMVERFEGFSVLTGADPLLLPLLRKGGAGCITATSNLVARDLAYVFKHFRDSDEDAALKAAQARIVTARELVSRFAQMPSLKALVAARTGHAGWERLRPPLEILPAAQRTELLASAAAFAAAA, encoded by the coding sequence CTGCACCCCCAGTCCTTGCACCCACATGGCGTGTTCTCCGCCGCGCTGACGCCGCTCGACGCCGGACTCGCACCCGATCATGCGCGCTTCATCGCGCATTGCCGCTACCTCCTGGACGAAGGCTGCGACGCCATCGCGATGCTCGGCACCACGGGGGAGGCGAATTCCTTCTCGGTCGCCGAACGCACGGCGTTGCTCGAGGCCGTGATCGCGGGCGGCATCAAGCCGAAGCAGCTGCTGCCGGGCACCGGCGTTGCCGCGTTCACCGAGACCATTGCGCTGACGCGCCATGCCTTGTCGGTCGGCGTCGAGACCGTGGTGATGCTGCCGCCGTTCTACTACAAGAACGTCAGCGACGACGGCGTTTACGCGGCTTACAGCGAGATCATCCAGCGCATCGGCGATGCGCGCCTCAAGATCGTGCTCTATCACATTCCCCAGATGTCGATGCAGCCGATCTCGCATGCACTGATCGAACGGCTGCGCAAGGCCTATCCGTCGACCATCGTCGGCATCAAGGACTCCTCGGGCGATTTCGCCAACATGACCGCGATGGTCGAGCGCTTCGAGGGCTTTTCGGTGCTGACCGGCGCCGACCCGCTGCTGCTTCCGCTGCTCCGCAAGGGCGGCGCGGGCTGCATCACCGCGACCTCGAATCTCGTCGCGCGCGATCTTGCCTATGTCTTCAAGCATTTCCGCGACAGCGACGAGGACGCGGCGTTGAAGGCCGCGCAGGCGCGCATCGTGACGGCGCGCGAACTCGTTTCGCGTTTCGCGCAGATGCCGTCCCTGAAGGCCCTGGTCGCCGCGCGCACCGGCCACGCGGGTTGGGAGCGCCTGCGGCCGCCGCTGGAGATCCTGCCGGCGGCTCAACGGACAGAGCTGCTGGCGAGTGCCGCGGCATTTGCGGCGGCCGCTTAA
- a CDS encoding IclR family transcriptional regulator, translated as MAKVEKKAAKRAPESTPKNAGDKNPKNFVASVGKAFAVLRSFTSETFELTLSEVAARADLDRGTAFRLIQTLIELGYLQAVPQSRRFRLGVACLDLGYTVLSRGSLRSIVEPLLRDLVPEVGDAASLGILDGGDVIYLARVGAGLDRHKMDRRPGTRIPAYSAALGHAMLAHLQRDDQIQRLESRPRVKLSERTLTDLDALLARLDQVKRKGHAVSDGENAYGLRTLATPILDARGFVIAGLSVTVDAMRMDMPTFRDQALPRLMQLTGTVQELAIKSGLSS; from the coding sequence ATGGCCAAGGTCGAAAAGAAGGCTGCAAAGCGCGCACCGGAATCTACCCCGAAAAACGCGGGAGACAAGAATCCCAAGAATTTCGTCGCCTCCGTCGGCAAGGCCTTCGCCGTGCTCAGGAGTTTCACCAGCGAGACCTTTGAACTGACGCTGAGTGAAGTTGCCGCACGCGCCGATCTCGACCGCGGCACGGCGTTCCGGCTAATCCAGACCTTGATCGAACTCGGCTATCTCCAGGCGGTGCCGCAGAGCCGCCGGTTCCGTCTCGGCGTCGCCTGCCTCGACCTCGGTTACACCGTGTTGTCGCGCGGATCGCTGCGCAGCATCGTCGAACCCCTGTTGCGCGACCTCGTGCCCGAGGTCGGCGATGCGGCCTCGCTCGGCATTCTCGATGGCGGCGACGTGATCTATCTCGCGCGCGTCGGCGCCGGCCTCGACCGTCACAAGATGGACCGTCGGCCGGGCACGCGCATCCCCGCCTACAGCGCCGCGCTCGGCCATGCCATGCTGGCGCATCTTCAAAGGGACGATCAGATCCAGCGGCTGGAGTCGCGGCCCCGCGTCAAATTGTCGGAGCGAACGCTCACCGATCTCGATGCCCTGCTCGCCCGGCTCGACCAGGTTAAGAGGAAGGGCCATGCCGTTTCCGACGGCGAGAATGCCTATGGCCTGCGCACGCTTGCGACACCGATCCTCGATGCCCGGGGCTTCGTGATCGCGGGATTGAGCGTCACGGTGGACGCGATGCGCATGGACATGCCGACCTTTCGCGACCAGGCACTGCCAAGGCTGATGCAGCTGACAGGCACGGTGCAGGAGCTCGCGATCAAATCGGGCCTGTCGAGCTGA
- the rnz gene encoding ribonuclease Z, with protein sequence MFALTFLGTSASVPSAERNHPALLLEAAVGRMLIDCGEGTQRQLLRSGAGFRRLDRILLTHGHLDHVLGIPGLFSTLGLRQTSEMMTIHGGPGTLDLVIRMLAGLWGEGRAPISVQFAPLSEGQVIDAGDFTIDCFPVRHRDTDSFGFSFQKRARRHLLSDRLAAFGVPDGPVRGELAAGRSITIEGGRTIDPEDVLGPPSGGKKVVVIGDTETTEGLASHVADADLLVIEATFLARDAPTARDYGHLTAAEAARFAAETNVRQLMLTHLSGRYEDDEILAEAATIFPNVRIAADFDRIVV encoded by the coding sequence ATGTTCGCCCTGACATTTCTCGGCACCTCGGCCAGCGTTCCATCCGCAGAGCGCAACCATCCGGCGCTCCTCCTGGAGGCCGCGGTTGGGCGTATGCTGATCGATTGCGGCGAGGGCACGCAGCGCCAGCTGCTGCGGAGTGGCGCGGGCTTTCGGCGGCTTGATCGCATCCTGCTGACGCATGGTCATCTCGATCATGTGCTCGGCATCCCCGGCCTGTTCTCGACATTGGGACTGCGACAGACGTCCGAAATGATGACCATCCATGGCGGGCCTGGCACGCTCGACCTCGTCATCCGCATGCTGGCAGGTCTGTGGGGTGAGGGGCGGGCGCCGATTTCGGTGCAGTTCGCCCCGCTCTCGGAAGGACAGGTCATCGACGCCGGCGATTTCACCATCGACTGCTTTCCGGTTCGCCACCGCGACACCGACAGTTTTGGATTCTCTTTCCAGAAACGTGCGCGCCGCCACCTGTTGTCCGATCGCCTGGCTGCGTTTGGTGTGCCTGATGGTCCCGTGCGCGGTGAGCTGGCCGCGGGGCGGTCCATCACGATCGAAGGCGGCCGGACGATCGATCCGGAGGATGTTCTGGGGCCGCCAAGCGGCGGCAAGAAGGTGGTCGTGATCGGCGACACCGAGACGACCGAGGGACTCGCCAGCCACGTCGCGGACGCCGACCTGCTGGTGATCGAGGCGACATTCCTGGCTCGCGACGCGCCGACCGCGCGGGATTACGGCCATCTCACCGCAGCGGAAGCGGCCAGGTTCGCGGCCGAGACCAACGTCCGGCAGCTCATGCTGACGCACCTGTCGGGCCGCTATGAGGACGACGAGATTCTGGCCGAGGCGGCAACGATCTTTCCGAACGTCCGGATCGCCGCCGACTTCGATCGTATCGTTGTTTAG
- a CDS encoding TetR/AcrR family transcriptional regulator, with protein MGMGRPREFDTEIALDQAMEVFWRHGYEGATIAQLTEAMGINPPSLYACFGNKEGLLKAALDRYTKLRGAWMDEVVAASTAREVAERMLMGIAEKQTDPANPPGCLLVQGGIACGTGSENVPFELASRRAQNEDQLRDRFVRAKAEGDLKPTSDPAALARYVSAVSVGMGVMASSGCDREALRQVASVAVQAVEAQSADRTQ; from the coding sequence ATGGGCATGGGACGCCCCCGCGAATTCGATACTGAAATCGCGCTTGATCAGGCGATGGAAGTATTTTGGCGCCATGGCTACGAGGGCGCCACGATTGCCCAGCTCACGGAGGCCATGGGCATCAACCCGCCGAGCCTTTACGCCTGCTTCGGCAACAAGGAAGGCCTGCTGAAGGCCGCGCTCGACCGCTACACCAAATTGCGCGGTGCCTGGATGGATGAGGTGGTGGCCGCATCCACCGCCCGCGAGGTCGCCGAACGAATGCTGATGGGCATCGCCGAAAAGCAGACCGATCCCGCCAATCCGCCCGGCTGCCTGCTAGTACAGGGGGGCATCGCCTGCGGCACCGGCTCCGAGAACGTCCCCTTCGAGCTCGCATCGCGCCGCGCCCAGAACGAAGACCAGCTCCGCGATCGTTTTGTTCGCGCCAAGGCGGAAGGCGATCTCAAGCCGACGTCGGATCCCGCAGCACTTGCGCGGTATGTCTCGGCGGTGTCGGTCGGCATGGGCGTGATGGCATCTTCTGGCTGCGACCGCGAAGCGCTGCGGCAGGTCGCAAGCGTCGCGGTGCAGGCGGTCGAGGCGCAGTCGGCTGACAGGACGCAGTAG
- a CDS encoding efflux RND transporter periplasmic adaptor subunit: MPPSQKTSRPRRIRRLLGGVAIVGALAVAGSIATGHYFRSAQATAAAAEQAVSVTVAMIEPKQTVLWDDFSGRLEAIQRVELRPRVAGAILSTNFTEGALVKAGDVLFKIDPAPYEAEVDKANAQLEAAKARVVFTQSELERGAQLVGNAVVTRRDYDQRDNANREAIANVKAAEATLQTARLNLDYTEVRAPVDGRVGRIEVTVGNLVAAGTASPVLTSLVSVNPIYASFDADEEVVLRALNSIADASGKRGNLDQIPVEMATSGGLSAKGHIQLIDNQVNGSSGTIRVRAVFPNDDGRLIPGQFARVRMGQPKQQTLVMIDERAIGTDQDKKFVMAVGDDSRAVYRPITLGSSVDGLRIVTAGLKSGDRIVVNGLQRVRPGALLKTEVATMGARGQQASNHSNQDVVQR; the protein is encoded by the coding sequence ATGCCCCCCTCCCAAAAGACCTCTCGGCCCCGCCGTATCCGCCGTCTTCTCGGCGGCGTTGCGATCGTTGGCGCCCTCGCCGTGGCCGGTTCGATCGCGACCGGCCACTACTTCCGTTCAGCCCAGGCGACTGCGGCCGCGGCCGAGCAGGCCGTCTCCGTGACGGTTGCGATGATCGAGCCAAAGCAGACCGTGTTGTGGGACGACTTCTCGGGCCGGCTTGAAGCCATCCAACGCGTCGAGCTTCGTCCGCGCGTGGCCGGCGCAATCCTGTCGACCAACTTTACCGAGGGGGCTCTGGTGAAGGCGGGTGACGTCCTGTTCAAGATCGACCCCGCGCCTTACGAGGCCGAGGTCGACAAGGCGAACGCGCAGCTTGAAGCCGCGAAAGCGCGCGTGGTCTTTACCCAGAGCGAACTCGAGCGCGGCGCGCAGTTGGTCGGCAACGCCGTGGTCACGCGGCGCGACTACGATCAGCGCGACAACGCCAATCGCGAAGCCATCGCCAATGTGAAGGCGGCCGAAGCGACGCTGCAGACCGCCAGGCTCAATCTCGACTACACCGAAGTGCGCGCGCCCGTCGACGGCCGCGTCGGCAGGATCGAAGTCACCGTCGGCAATCTCGTCGCCGCCGGCACCGCCTCCCCGGTGCTGACCTCGCTGGTGTCGGTCAATCCGATCTACGCCTCGTTCGATGCGGATGAAGAGGTAGTGCTGCGCGCGCTGAACTCGATTGCGGATGCTTCCGGCAAGCGCGGCAATCTCGACCAGATCCCGGTGGAGATGGCGACATCAGGCGGTCTCTCGGCCAAGGGTCACATCCAGCTCATCGACAACCAGGTCAACGGCTCGAGCGGCACCATCCGTGTCCGCGCGGTATTTCCCAACGACGACGGGCGTCTCATCCCCGGCCAGTTCGCCCGCGTACGGATGGGCCAGCCGAAGCAACAGACGCTGGTGATGATCGACGAGCGCGCGATCGGCACCGACCAGGACAAGAAGTTCGTGATGGCCGTTGGCGACGACAGCCGTGCGGTCTACCGGCCGATTACGCTCGGTAGCTCCGTCGACGGCCTGCGCATCGTGACGGCAGGCCTGAAGTCCGGCGACCGGATCGTCGTCAACGGCCTCCAGCGCGTGCGCCCGGGCGCCCTCCTCAAGACCGAGGTGGCAACGATGGGCGCACGCGGACAGCAGGCCTCAAACCACAGCAACCAGGACGTGGTGCAGCGCTAG